From Desulfomonilia bacterium:
TATCCCCGTTTTTGACTTCATATATGATTCCGGCTTTATCCGGACAGCTTTTCTTCAATCCGGAAATACCCGGTTGCACCTTTTGAGGATAATCGGACAGCTTTTCTATGCTTGCCTGTATGCCTGATGTAATAAAAAGGAAGCATGATACAGATACTGCTGCAAGAAACCATTTTAGTGATGGCCGTCTATCCTTGCCCAAAAATAACCTCCACAACCCGTCTTTAAAAAACTGCTAATATTCAAGATTGTTTTGATTCTTAGGGCCATATACACTAATAAAAATCTTCAAGTCAAATCTGCATGTTTTTACTTTATATAATCAATAAGTTAGCATATTTATTTACTTGAGCTGTTTTATAAACTATTCTCACAAAGTAAAGACGAGGTGAAAATGAGCAAGGAAAAGATATATCTTGATCATGCTGCGACAACGCCTGTGCACCCTGATGCGCTTGCCGCCATGCTGCCATGCTTCGGTTACCATTACGGCAATCCTGGCAGTCTCTATTCGCTCGGGAAAAAAGCCGGAAATCTTATTGATGAAGCAAGGTCACGTACAGCCTCTCTGATTGGAGCCTGTCCTGAAGATATCATATTCACCTCAGGAGGGACGGAAGCAGACAATCTGGCTATCAAGGGGGCGGCACTCGCCAGCTGGAAAAAAGGCGGGCATATAATAACCTGTGCAAGCGAGCATCATGCGGTTCTCAATACCTGCGAATGGCTTGAGGACAAAGGGTTCACGGTCACATACCTTCCGGTCGACTCATATGGAATCCTGAATCCCGATGATGTAAAAAAGGCAATAACAAAAGATACAATTCTCATTTCCATCATGCACGCCAACAATGAGACCGGAACAGTGCAGCCGGTTGAGGATATAGGAAAAATCGCCGGTGAGAATGGTATTCTTTTCCATTCCGATGCAGTCCAGAGCGCAGGCAAAATCCCGATCGATGTCGCCAGCATGAATGTCGATCTTCTGAGTATTTCATCACATAAGATTTACGGTCCCAAGGGTGCAGGGGCACTTTATGTAAAAAATAAAGCTGTTCTCTCCCCTCTCTTTTCAGGCGGAGGTCAGGAAAACGGCCTCAGATCCGGAACGGAAAATGTCACCGGAATAGTGGGTTTCGGCCGCGCCTGTGAAATAGCGCTCGGCAACCTTTCCCATAACATTCTGCATGTCAAATCATTGAGAGACTGCCTCGAACAGCTTCTGCTTGAAAAAATACCCGATGCCAGGATCAACGGCCACCCGACAGAGAGACTTCCCCATATACTGAGCGTCTCATTTGAAGGCATAGAGGCTGCAAGCATAATTGCAGCTCTGGATGCATCCGGAATCTGTGCCTCAGCCGGCGCCGCCTGCACCTCAGGATATGTTAAACCTTCTCACGTGCTCGCTGCAATGCAGGTTCCTCCAGGAATGCTGTATGGAACCATCAGGCTGAGTCCGGGCTTGGAGAATACAGAGGACCAGATGCTTGAAGTATCTGATGCCATCCATAAGGCAGTCAGCGAGTTCAGGGAATTTGCCGCCAGAAGATATTCAGAGACAACCTACCTTTTATTCTCTGACGAAAAAAAGGCCAGGAGGGCTAAACTGGCAATCAATAAAGCTGGTATTGACTGTATTTTTGCATCCGTTCCTCCACAGTTCAGGCGTCTTTCTGCAAGCAACACATCTGCGGCAATCCCATCCGCAAAGAAAGCGGCTTCATTGAAGACCTTGTCAGGCATATCTCTCGAACCCCTGGCTGTTTATGACATAAAGGGCGTTGGAATCCACACAAGGAGTTCTCAACTGTCAAAAAAAGAACATTCTTTCTGGGAGGATGTTACGGAGTCTTGACTTGATGCCGATTATACAGGTAATAGTTTTGCGAGGTTATCTTACCGGCAAGGAGAAAGTATGAAATTCAGATTTTTACCTAAAGGTTTTGATTTCTTTACATTATTTGACAAACAGGCAAATTATGCAGTTGATGCCGCGAAACTGTTCACGGAACTTGTACTTAAGGGAACATACGACAGTGAATCAGTACAGCAAATGCGTGAAATAGAACACCTGGCCGATGAAGTCACTCATGACATCATGAAAAATCTCAACCTTACATTCATCACGCCGTTCGACCGCGAAGACATCCATGCCCTGGCAAGCGAAATGGACAGTGTCATAGACATGATGTACACAATCGTAAACAGAATGAGCGTTTACAAGATTACAGGAGTCAATCAGGACCTTCTCCAGTTCTCGAATGTCATAGAGCGCTCCGTCAGGACACTGGCTACAGCAGTAAAAAGCCTTAACAACTCCAAAAATTATGAATCAACGATAGAAGCCTGTATAGAGGTAAACAGGCTTGAAAATATAGGTGACACAATGAGAGACGCCATTATCGGAAAGCTCTTTGAAAACAGTACCGACACGATATACATATTAAAATGGAAAGAGATATATCAGTTTGCCGAAAGCGTTCTCGACATATGTGAAGACGTGGCTAATGTCGTTGAATCAATAGTGGTTAAGCAGGCCTAGAGTCTGGCTTGAGAAATGTTTACTTTTATTGACTTGCTACAATTAAACGGTATCTTGATCACAGAATTGTTAGTGCTGGTTCCTTGATGAAAATAAATGAATCCGCCCAGATTAAGAGTAATTCCGAATCTCCTGACGAGAGAAATGCCCTCCTTGAAAATCTGATCGAGGAGTATGAAGACATCAAAGACAAGTACGAATGTCTATATGACAGGTCAATAGAAAGCATTTACATACATGACCTGAAAGGCCGCTTTCTTGAAGTCAACAAGGCAGGTCTTGACCTTACAGGATATACGAAAGAAGAAATTTCCAAGATGAGCCTGCCCGACATCCTGAAAGAAAACCAGATACAGCAGGCGCTCGACCTGATCGATGAAGTAATCAGCGATGAAAGTCCATCTTACCCTGTGGAATTCAAGATAAAAAGGAAAGACGGCTCCTGGCTGGATGTGGAGGTATTCCCCTCAGCTGTTTATAAAAACGGTGCCCCTTTTGCAATAATGGGAGTTTGCAGGGACATTACGGACAGAAAAAATTACGAAGAAGCCATTCAGGAGAGTGAAAAGAACTTCAGGGCGATAGCCGAAAATGCAGGTGCAGGAATCCTTGTCATAACAGGCATTGAAGGCAGACTCTCCTACATAAACAGGATGTTCTCGACACTTTCAGGATACAATCTGCAGGAACTCAGACACAAAACCATCACGGACCTGCTGACGGCCGACTGCAGCAATGCAATAACGGGCAGGCACAAGACCATTCTCAGGGGAGGCGTTTTCAAAAAGACGATCGAAGCCGGGATACTCAGGAAAGACGGTTCTGCAGTCCCGGTGGAAATGATAAGCGCCCGCACATACTGGAAAGGCGAACATGCGGAACTTGTTCTGATACATGACATTTCAGCAAGAAAAGCAGCTGCCGGACATGAAGACTTCAGCCAGGACGAAGACCTTTATAAGCTTGCAATAGAGGCAGGCGGCTTGAGGTTCTGGAAATGGGATTCTGAAACAGAAGAAATAGTCACGCCCAGAGGCAGTACGGATTGGAAATTCAAAGGCCTTCTGGAATCTTTTATGGCGATCATACACCCTGATGACAGATGGATGCTTGAACAGCTGGAAAAGGAAGCAAGGGCAGGCAAGAACCAGTTCACCTTCAAGGCGAGGATATACAAGGATCCGACCACTTATAACTGGGTGCAGGTTGACGGAAGGGTTTACAGGGACGATTCGGGAAACCCGAAGAGGGTCGTCGGGATTGCAAAAAACATCACGGATCAGGTCAATGCCGAAATGGAGAATGCCAGGCTCCTTCGTGAAAAGACCAATATCCTTGACGTCATGGATGACGGGCTCTTTGCGTGTGACATAAAAGGAAAGATCATAGAGGCAAATCCTGCACTAATGAACATGACCGGGCTCAACAGAGATGAACTTATAAGCAAGTACGCGCCGGAAATCATTGAGAGATCGGTCGAACATGAAGATGCTGAATTATTAAGGAGCTTATATCCTGATGTCCTTTCAGGAGTAAAGCAGCCAAGTTTTGAAGTTACCATCATACACAAGAACGGCAAAAAAACGCCCGTACACTTCTCAACATCTTTTTTCAAAGACAGCGAAGGCAAACCGGGAGGCATTGTCTGTGTAATAAAAGATATCACCTATCAGAAAAAGACCTGGGATTTTCTCAAGTTCTCCTGTGACGAACTCGAGTATAAACTCAGTGATGCAAACACCGCGCTGAAAGATAAGATTGAAATGCTGGATGAGCAGATAGCCCGGAAAACCAGGCTCGAGGAACTGGTTAAGCAGCAACGCGATCTTGCAATAAAATTAAGCGCCTCAATTGATTATGATGACCTGATGACCCAGACGATAGACATGGCTATGGGCATCCCCGGCATTGATTGTGCCGGGGTTTATATAATCAACAGGGAAACAGGCTATATGGAAATGAAGGCCAGTAAAGGCTGTTCAGAAAAATTCATAAAAAGGGTTTCACGCTTCGCCCCGGGCAGCCCTCAGATACAGATGATCGAAAAAGGGATACCGGTATATGGTCTGTATTCGGTTCTGTTCCCCACCAGTGATAAGGTCAGGATAAGGGAGGGATTGAAGGCCTTTTCATTGATACCCGCTGTCCATGAAGGAAAGGTGATTGCAGCCCTTGCAATTGCATCTCGCACACTGGATGAAATACCCCTTTATGCCAGGGAATTTTTTGATACGGTGGCTGCCCAGACCGGTGCGGCATTGTTCAGAATGTGGACGGAAGACGACCTCGATAAGAAGCAGATCGAACTGGCAGAAAGTGAAAACAAATACAGGTCTCTCGTCGAAAGCATGAACGAGATATTCTTTATCATAAATTCTCAGGGTGCATTCAGTTATCTGAGCCCTTCCGTCGAAAAAATACTCGGTTATTCCGTTGATAAAATGCTGAGCGAATCCCCTTTCACATTCGTGCACCCTGATGACAGAAAAACGCTCAGCGATCTTATACCCGATGTCATTTCAGGAAAGGCCAGCAAACACGAATTCAGGGTACTGGACATTCAGGGAAATATACGATGGGTCAATATCTCAATTAAAACATTATACGAAAACGGTCAATTTGCCGGCATTCAGGGTATTTTTTCAGATATAACTGAAAGCAAGGTCCTTCAGCAGAGGCTATTTGTTTCAGAACGTCTTGCGGCAACAGGCCAGCTCGCGGCGTCTGTGGCGCATGAAATCAATTCGCCTCTTCAGGCAATTACCATAACACTTTCATCAATGAAAAAGATGGCGCATGACAAACCCGATCTGCTGGAAGGCATAGAACTTTTAAAAGGTGCATTTTCAAGCATCAGCAATACGGTAAGAAACCTGCTCGATCTTAACAGGCCTGGCATGATCGAAAAGAGGTCAGCTGACATCAACGATATTCTCACCAAGACCGCTTCTCTTGTAAAATCACAATTGAAACAGAACAGGATCAGGGTGCTGATGGAACTGGGAAAAGACCTTCCGTTTGTAAAAGTTTCCACGCAACATATAGGACAGGTTTTCCTGAATCTCATCAATAATGCAATCGATGCAATAGCCGGTGAGGCAAGAAGCAATACCGACTATAACCGGGACCTCGAAGGTGGGACCATAAAAATCACCTCTCTGATGGAAGACGACGCTGTTACGGTCAGGATCGAAGATACAGGCTCAGGCATAAAAGAGACGGATATTGACAGGATCTTCAATCCTTTCTTTTCCACCAAAAACGGGGCCGGCATGGGCATAGGGCTTGCCATATGCAAGACAATCGTTGAAGAAAACGGTGGAATCATTACGGCTGCCAATTCATCAGAACATAAAGGCGCGGTTTTCACTATAAAACTACCTCAAAACAAGGATTGAACAATGATAAAAAATGAACTTCTGATTGTCGATGATGACGCCAATATCAGAAAAGCAATCGGCCTGAGCCTGTCGGCGGACGACAGGAACATAACACTGGCCGCAAGTGCTGAAGAGGCAATCAGCCTGATCAAGAGCAGGTACTTTGACCTTGTCATTACAGATCTTCTGATGGGTGAACTTGGCGGCATCGACGTATTGAGAGAAACAAAGAGCGTTTCCCCTGGCACAATGGTTATAATCCTGACCGGCTATGGAGACCTGTCTTCCGCAATAGATGCCCTCAGGCTTCATGCCGACGATTTCCTCATCAAGCCATGCGAGGAAGAGGAGATGCTGGAACGGGTCGAAAAATGCCTTGAAACGGCCTCCATGAAGAAAAGACTCAATATTTATGAAAACATGCTCGCAGTCTGCTGCAAGTGCAAAAAAATCCGGGATGACGAAGGCCAGGAAAAAGGCGAAGGCAAATGGGTGAGTGTCGAGGATTATATGTACACGAAGGCCAAGCTCATGCCGACAAGCACCTATTGCCCGGTTTGTGCAGCAAAGGCCCAGGAGGAGCTGGACAAAAAATGAGGGGCATTTTTTAAACTACAAACTCCTTACAGGCTTTATTATTACATGTATCTTTTTTTAAGCCTGATATCGGTATATGCCTCAATCATACTGATTATATCTTCTCTGTGTCTTATAAGAACGGGATTGCCCTTCAAATACTCATCAAGGAATCCCGTTCTCTTTTCCCTGCTTAGGCTCATGCAGAACGACGCATTCAGATAAGTCAGGTTTTTGATGATGTTATCAAGAGACAGGTAACTCTTTACCTTGAGCCTGTCCAGGTCAATCAGATATATTTTTCCCTTATCATCACAAAGGAGGTTCTCTCCCTTGAAATCCACATGGGAAACCCCTGTTTCATGCATCCTTCTTACATATTGAGCGACATCGGATATTAATCCGTCAGTACAGGAGCCGCCGGTTACTACTTCCACCAGGTTTCTGGCATTTACGGCCCTGGTTGCAATAAATGATTTCATGAGAATGCCAAGAACCCTTTTTTCGCAGGCAAAAATTACTTCAGGGGTATCGAGCCCGATTTCTTTAACCTTAAGTGCCGCTTCCATTGCTTTGAGCGCCCT
This genomic window contains:
- a CDS encoding cysteine desulfurase family protein, with the translated sequence MSKEKIYLDHAATTPVHPDALAAMLPCFGYHYGNPGSLYSLGKKAGNLIDEARSRTASLIGACPEDIIFTSGGTEADNLAIKGAALASWKKGGHIITCASEHHAVLNTCEWLEDKGFTVTYLPVDSYGILNPDDVKKAITKDTILISIMHANNETGTVQPVEDIGKIAGENGILFHSDAVQSAGKIPIDVASMNVDLLSISSHKIYGPKGAGALYVKNKAVLSPLFSGGGQENGLRSGTENVTGIVGFGRACEIALGNLSHNILHVKSLRDCLEQLLLEKIPDARINGHPTERLPHILSVSFEGIEAASIIAALDASGICASAGAACTSGYVKPSHVLAAMQVPPGMLYGTIRLSPGLENTEDQMLEVSDAIHKAVSEFREFAARRYSETTYLLFSDEKKARRAKLAINKAGIDCIFASVPPQFRRLSASNTSAAIPSAKKAASLKTLSGISLEPLAVYDIKGVGIHTRSSQLSKKEHSFWEDVTES
- a CDS encoding DUF47 family protein — protein: MKFRFLPKGFDFFTLFDKQANYAVDAAKLFTELVLKGTYDSESVQQMREIEHLADEVTHDIMKNLNLTFITPFDREDIHALASEMDSVIDMMYTIVNRMSVYKITGVNQDLLQFSNVIERSVRTLATAVKSLNNSKNYESTIEACIEVNRLENIGDTMRDAIIGKLFENSTDTIYILKWKEIYQFAESVLDICEDVANVVESIVVKQA
- a CDS encoding PAS domain S-box protein — protein: MKINESAQIKSNSESPDERNALLENLIEEYEDIKDKYECLYDRSIESIYIHDLKGRFLEVNKAGLDLTGYTKEEISKMSLPDILKENQIQQALDLIDEVISDESPSYPVEFKIKRKDGSWLDVEVFPSAVYKNGAPFAIMGVCRDITDRKNYEEAIQESEKNFRAIAENAGAGILVITGIEGRLSYINRMFSTLSGYNLQELRHKTITDLLTADCSNAITGRHKTILRGGVFKKTIEAGILRKDGSAVPVEMISARTYWKGEHAELVLIHDISARKAAAGHEDFSQDEDLYKLAIEAGGLRFWKWDSETEEIVTPRGSTDWKFKGLLESFMAIIHPDDRWMLEQLEKEARAGKNQFTFKARIYKDPTTYNWVQVDGRVYRDDSGNPKRVVGIAKNITDQVNAEMENARLLREKTNILDVMDDGLFACDIKGKIIEANPALMNMTGLNRDELISKYAPEIIERSVEHEDAELLRSLYPDVLSGVKQPSFEVTIIHKNGKKTPVHFSTSFFKDSEGKPGGIVCVIKDITYQKKTWDFLKFSCDELEYKLSDANTALKDKIEMLDEQIARKTRLEELVKQQRDLAIKLSASIDYDDLMTQTIDMAMGIPGIDCAGVYIINRETGYMEMKASKGCSEKFIKRVSRFAPGSPQIQMIEKGIPVYGLYSVLFPTSDKVRIREGLKAFSLIPAVHEGKVIAALAIASRTLDEIPLYAREFFDTVAAQTGAALFRMWTEDDLDKKQIELAESENKYRSLVESMNEIFFIINSQGAFSYLSPSVEKILGYSVDKMLSESPFTFVHPDDRKTLSDLIPDVISGKASKHEFRVLDIQGNIRWVNISIKTLYENGQFAGIQGIFSDITESKVLQQRLFVSERLAATGQLAASVAHEINSPLQAITITLSSMKKMAHDKPDLLEGIELLKGAFSSISNTVRNLLDLNRPGMIEKRSADINDILTKTASLVKSQLKQNRIRVLMELGKDLPFVKVSTQHIGQVFLNLINNAIDAIAGEARSNTDYNRDLEGGTIKITSLMEDDAVTVRIEDTGSGIKETDIDRIFNPFFSTKNGAGMGIGLAICKTIVEENGGIITAANSSEHKGAVFTIKLPQNKD
- a CDS encoding response regulator — translated: MIKNELLIVDDDANIRKAIGLSLSADDRNITLAASAEEAISLIKSRYFDLVITDLLMGELGGIDVLRETKSVSPGTMVIILTGYGDLSSAIDALRLHADDFLIKPCEEEEMLERVEKCLETASMKKRLNIYENMLAVCCKCKKIRDDEGQEKGEGKWVSVEDYMYTKAKLMPTSTYCPVCAAKAQEELDKK